One genomic segment of Gossypium arboreum isolate Shixiya-1 chromosome 3, ASM2569848v2, whole genome shotgun sequence includes these proteins:
- the LOC108474814 gene encoding protein FAR1-RELATED SEQUENCE 12-like isoform X2 yields the protein MFSPFSDYLSIINNFISINVEFRVHGDGNGGMMLNPVQAEASSSMENDNETGENPVEGVFQPGLNEKLDRTSPQRDDIPEIVLADEPYVGQEFESEASAHAFYNAYATRVGFIIRVSKLSRSRRDGSAIGRALVCNKEGFRMPDKREKIMRHRAETRVGCRAMILVRKVSSGKWVVTKFVKEHTHPLMPGKGRTDCIYDQNPNEHDKIRELTHQLAIEKKRSATYKRHLELIFEQIDEYNKSLSKKIQHIVDGVREIENK from the exons ATGTTTTCGCCCTTTTCCGATTACCTATCGATCATCAATAATTTCATCTCCATTAACG TGGAGTTCCGGGTTCATGGTGATGGTAATGGTGGCATGATGTTGAATCCAGTCCAAGCAGAGGCTAGTAGTAGCATGGAAAATGATAATGAAACTGGAGAAAATCCTGTTGAAGGAGTTTTTCAACCGGGTTTGAATGAAAAGTTGGATCGAACTTCTCCGCAAAGGGATGACATCCCAGAGATCGTTCTGGCTGATGAGCCTTACGTCGGTCAGGAGTTTGAATCTGAGGCATCTGCACATGCTTTTTATAATGCATATGCCACGAGGGTAGGATTCATCATTCGTGTGAGCAAACTTTCCCGTTCGAGGCGTGACGGATCTGCTATCGGTAGGGCTCTTGTTTGTAACAAAGAAGGTTTTAGAATGCCTGACAAACGAGAAAAAATTATGAGGCACAGGGCAGAGACGAGGGTCGGATGCAGGGCAATGATTTTGGTGAGGAAAGTAAGTTCTGGTAAATGGGTTGTCACAAAATTCGTGAAGGAACACACACATCCTTTAATGCCCGGAAAAGGTCGAACAGATTGCATTTATGATCAGAATCCG AATGAACACGACAAAATCCGAGAATTAACACATCAACTGgccattgagaaaaagagatCTGCAACCTATAAAAGACATTTAGAATTGATCTTCGAGCAAATCGACGAGTACAACAAAAGTCTGTCAAAGAAGATCCAACACATAGTCGACGGTGTTCGGGAAATTGAAAACAAATAG
- the LOC108474814 gene encoding protein FAR1-RELATED SEQUENCE 12-like isoform X1 — translation MFSPFSDYLSIINNFISINGIISMEFRVHGDGNGGMMLNPVQAEASSSMENDNETGENPVEGVFQPGLNEKLDRTSPQRDDIPEIVLADEPYVGQEFESEASAHAFYNAYATRVGFIIRVSKLSRSRRDGSAIGRALVCNKEGFRMPDKREKIMRHRAETRVGCRAMILVRKVSSGKWVVTKFVKEHTHPLMPGKGRTDCIYDQNPNEHDKIRELTHQLAIEKKRSATYKRHLELIFEQIDEYNKSLSKKIQHIVDGVREIENK, via the exons ATGTTTTCGCCCTTTTCCGATTACCTATCGATCATCAATAATTTCATCTCCATTAACGGTATAATTTCAA TGGAGTTCCGGGTTCATGGTGATGGTAATGGTGGCATGATGTTGAATCCAGTCCAAGCAGAGGCTAGTAGTAGCATGGAAAATGATAATGAAACTGGAGAAAATCCTGTTGAAGGAGTTTTTCAACCGGGTTTGAATGAAAAGTTGGATCGAACTTCTCCGCAAAGGGATGACATCCCAGAGATCGTTCTGGCTGATGAGCCTTACGTCGGTCAGGAGTTTGAATCTGAGGCATCTGCACATGCTTTTTATAATGCATATGCCACGAGGGTAGGATTCATCATTCGTGTGAGCAAACTTTCCCGTTCGAGGCGTGACGGATCTGCTATCGGTAGGGCTCTTGTTTGTAACAAAGAAGGTTTTAGAATGCCTGACAAACGAGAAAAAATTATGAGGCACAGGGCAGAGACGAGGGTCGGATGCAGGGCAATGATTTTGGTGAGGAAAGTAAGTTCTGGTAAATGGGTTGTCACAAAATTCGTGAAGGAACACACACATCCTTTAATGCCCGGAAAAGGTCGAACAGATTGCATTTATGATCAGAATCCG AATGAACACGACAAAATCCGAGAATTAACACATCAACTGgccattgagaaaaagagatCTGCAACCTATAAAAGACATTTAGAATTGATCTTCGAGCAAATCGACGAGTACAACAAAAGTCTGTCAAAGAAGATCCAACACATAGTCGACGGTGTTCGGGAAATTGAAAACAAATAG
- the LOC108474419 gene encoding uncharacterized protein LOC108474419 — MYNNLGAQPGVPRPPVNPQPTPFGNAFYGAGSGLIRGGLGAYGEKILGSSSEYVQSNISRYFSDPQYYFQVNDQYVRNKLKVVLLPFLHRGHWTRITEPVGGRLSYKPPIYDINAPDLYIPFMAFGTYVVLAGLSLGLQGKFSPEVLNWLFVKGLFGWFLQVMLLKVTLLSLGSGEAPLLDIMAYAGYTFTGLCLAVLGRIVWRYSYYFLMPWTCLCMGVFLVKTMKRVLFAEVRSYDSSKHHYLLLFIALVQFPLFTWLGNISVNWLF, encoded by the exons ATGTACAATAACTTGGGAGCCCAGCCTGGGGTGCCTAGGCCGCCTGTAAATCCTCAACCAACACCATTTGGTAATGCATTTTATGGTGCTGGTTCTGGTCTTATCCGAGGTGGTCTAGGTGCATATGGAGAGAAAATTTTGGGATCAAGTTCTGAGTATGTGCAAAGCAAT ATAAGTAGATACTTCTCTGATCCTCAATACTACTTTCAAGTGAATGATCAATATGTGAGAAACAAATTGAAGGTTGTTTTGCTGCCATTTCTGCACAGG GGCCATTGGACAAGAATAACCGAGCCAGTAGGTGGTAGGCTTTCCTATAAACCCCCCATTTATGACATAAATGCACCAGATTTATACATCCCATTTATGGCATTTGGTACCTATGTTGTTCTTGCTGGATTATCGCTCGGCCTTCAAGGAAA GTTTAGCCCTGAAGTACTCAACTGGTTGTTTGTTAAGGGATTATTTGGCTGGTTTCTGCAAGTCATGTTGCTGAAAGTAACATTACTCTCATTAGGCAGCGGTGAGGCACCTTTGCTCGACATTATGGCATATGCAGGGTATACTTTCACAGGACTCTGTTTGGCTGTTCTCGGAAGGATCGTATGGAGATATTCATACTACTTTTTGATGCCATGGACATGCTTATGCATGGGAGTCTTCTTGGTAAAGACGATGAAACGAGTCCTCTTCGCGGAGGTTAGAAGTTATGATTCTAGCAAGCATCACTATCTTTTGCTCTTTATCGCCCTGGTTCAATTCCCGCTTTTCACATGGCTAGGTAACATTAGTGTTAATTGGCTTTTCTAA
- the LOC108474814 gene encoding protein FAR1-RELATED SEQUENCE 12-like isoform X3, with product MMLNPVQAEASSSMENDNETGENPVEGVFQPGLNEKLDRTSPQRDDIPEIVLADEPYVGQEFESEASAHAFYNAYATRVGFIIRVSKLSRSRRDGSAIGRALVCNKEGFRMPDKREKIMRHRAETRVGCRAMILVRKVSSGKWVVTKFVKEHTHPLMPGKGRTDCIYDQNPNEHDKIRELTHQLAIEKKRSATYKRHLELIFEQIDEYNKSLSKKIQHIVDGVREIENK from the exons ATGATGTTGAATCCAGTCCAAGCAGAGGCTAGTAGTAGCATGGAAAATGATAATGAAACTGGAGAAAATCCTGTTGAAGGAGTTTTTCAACCGGGTTTGAATGAAAAGTTGGATCGAACTTCTCCGCAAAGGGATGACATCCCAGAGATCGTTCTGGCTGATGAGCCTTACGTCGGTCAGGAGTTTGAATCTGAGGCATCTGCACATGCTTTTTATAATGCATATGCCACGAGGGTAGGATTCATCATTCGTGTGAGCAAACTTTCCCGTTCGAGGCGTGACGGATCTGCTATCGGTAGGGCTCTTGTTTGTAACAAAGAAGGTTTTAGAATGCCTGACAAACGAGAAAAAATTATGAGGCACAGGGCAGAGACGAGGGTCGGATGCAGGGCAATGATTTTGGTGAGGAAAGTAAGTTCTGGTAAATGGGTTGTCACAAAATTCGTGAAGGAACACACACATCCTTTAATGCCCGGAAAAGGTCGAACAGATTGCATTTATGATCAGAATCCG AATGAACACGACAAAATCCGAGAATTAACACATCAACTGgccattgagaaaaagagatCTGCAACCTATAAAAGACATTTAGAATTGATCTTCGAGCAAATCGACGAGTACAACAAAAGTCTGTCAAAGAAGATCCAACACATAGTCGACGGTGTTCGGGAAATTGAAAACAAATAG
- the LOC108476256 gene encoding acetolactate synthase 2, chloroplastic-like — protein sequence MAATTANTPLHKPSPLASSSKSSIPISKSVLLFRTIPGKLTPPRSLSVSSSLSQSNTTPGSTASAVTPTKAPTHDFISRYTPDEPRKGADILVEALEREGVKDVFAYPGGASLEIHQALTRSKLIRNVLPRHEQGGVFAAEGYARSSGLPGVCIATSGPGATNLVSGLADAMIDSIPLVAITGQVPRRMIGTDAFQETPIVEVTRSITKHNYLVLDIDDIPRIVGEAFFLATSGRPGPVLIDIPKDIQQQLAVPNWNQPFRLAGYMSRLPKEPNESLLEQIVRLVFESKKPVLYVGGGCLNSNEELKRFVELTGIPVTTTLMGLGSFPSRDPLSLQMLGMHGTVYANYAVDTSDLLLAFGVRFDDRVTGKLEAFASRAKIVHIDIDSAEIGKNKQPHVSVCSDVKLALKGINKILESKGAKVKLDYSAWRNELNEQKVKYPLNYKTFGEAIPPQYAIQVLDQLTNGNAIISTGVGQHQMWAAQFYKYKKPRQWLTSGGLGAMGFGLPAAIGAAVANPGSIVVDIDGDGSFMMNVQELATIRVENLPIKILLLNNQHLGMVVQWEDRFYKANRAHTFLGNPSDESDIFPNMLKFAEACGIPAARVTKKEDLRQAIQKMLETPGPYLLDVIVPHQEHVLPMIPGGGAFKDVITDGDGRTKY from the coding sequence ATGGCGGCCACCACTGCAAATACACCATTACACAAGCCCTCTCCTTTAGCTTCCtcctccaaatcttcaatacCGATTTCCAAATCCGTCCTCCTCTTTCGAACAATCCCTGGAAAGCTCACGCCGCCGCGTTCCCTCTCCGTTTCCAGCTCTCTTTCACAATCAAATACCACCCCCGGATCCACCGCCTCCGCCGTCACCCCAACGAAGGCCCCTACCCATGATTTCATTTCCCGTTATACCCCCGACGAGCCTCGAAAAGGCGCCGATATCCTCGTTGAAGCCCTTGAACGTGAAGGGGTCAAGGACGTATTTGCTTACCCAGGTGGAGCTTCACTGGAGATCCACCAAGCTTTAACACGATCCAAACTGATCCGAAATGTCCTTCCACGACACGAACAAGGTGGGGTTTTCGCCGCCGAGGGTTATGCTCGCTCCTCCGGCCTTCCCGGCGTTTGCATCGCAACTTCCGGCCCGGGAGCAACTAACTTAGTGAGCGGCCTAGCTGATGCGATGATCGATAGTATTCCTTTAGTAGCAATCACCGGCCAAGTCCCTCGGAGAATGATCGGCACTGATGCTTTCCAAGAAACTCCCATTGTTGAGGTAACAAGGTCTATTACAAAACATAATTATCTTGTTCTTGATATAGATGATATACCTAGGATCGTTGGTGAAGCTTTCTTTTTAGCTACATCAGGCAGACCAGGTCCTGTTTTAATTGATATACCTAAGGATATACAACAACAGCTTGCTGTTCCTAATTGGAACCAACCTTTTAGATTGGCTGGTTATATGTCTAGGTTGCCTAAAGAACCCAATGAATCTCTACTAGAACAGATTGTGAGGTTAGTTTTTGAATCTAAGAAACCTGTTTTGTATGTTGGTGGTGGCTGTTTGAACTCTAATGAAGAGTTGAAGAGATTTGTTGAGCTTACGGGAATACCCGTCACTACTACCTTAATGGGTCTCGGCTCGTTTCCTAGTCGGGATCCATTATCGTTACAAATGCTCGGAATGCATGGAACTGTGTATGCTAACTATGCTGTTGATACGAGTGATCTTTTACTTGCTTTTGGTGTTCGGTTTGATGATCGGGTAACCGGGAAACTCGAGGCTTTTGCCAGCCGAGCGAAGATCGTGCATATCGATATCGATTCAGCTGAGATCGGGAAGAATAAACAGCCTCATGTATCGGTTTGTTCGGATGTTAAATTGGCGTTGAAAGGGATAAATAAGATATTGGAGAGTAAAGGAGCTAAGGTGAAACTCGATTATTCGGCATGGAGGAATGAGTTAAACGAACAAAAGGTGAAATACCCTTTGAATTATAAGACCTTTGGTGAAGCAATTCCGCCTCAATACGCAATTCAGGTTCTCGATCAATTAACTAATGGTAATGCGATTATAAGTACCGGTGTCGGTCAACATCAAATGTGGGCTGCTCAGTTTTATAAGTACAAAAAGCCTCGTCAATGGTTAACATCTGGGGGCTTAGGGGCGATGGGATTCGGATTACCTGCTGCCATTGGAGCTGCCGTTGCAAATCCTGGGTCCATTGTTGTAGACATCGATGGTGACGGAAGTTTCATGATGAACGTCCAAGAATTAGCAACGATCCGTGTAGAGAATCTTCCCATCAAGATTCTATTGTTAAATAATCAACATTTAGGCATGGTTGTTCAATGGGAGGATCGATTTTACAAGGCAAACCGAGCTCATACGTTTTTAGGCAACCCATCCGACGAGTCTGATATATTCCCAAACATGTTGAAATTCGCCGAAGCATGCGGAATACCCGCTGCTCGTGTGACGAAGAAGGAAGATCTCCGACAAGCGATTCAGAAAATGTTGGAAACTCCTGGACCGTACTTGTTAGACGTAATCGTACCGCATCAAGAACACGTCTTGCCTATGATCCCTGGTGGAGGGGCATTCAAAGATGTGATCACGGATGGTGATGGAAGAACAAAATATTGA
- the LOC108474476 gene encoding uncharacterized protein LOC108474476, protein MKKKMIAIGFEGSANKIGIGVVTLDGTILSNPRHTYITPPGQGFLPRETAQHHLQHVLPLVKSALKTAEITPDEIDCICYTKGPGMGAPLQVSAIVIRVLSLLWKKPIVAVNHCVAHIEMGRIVTGADDPVVLYVSGGNTQVIAYSEGRYRIFGETIDIAVGNCLDRFARVLTLSNDPSPGYNIEQLAKKGEKFIDLPYVVKGMDVSFSGILSYIEATAEEKLKNNECTPADLCYSLQETLFAMLVEITERAMAHCDSKDVLIVGGVGCNERLQEMMRIMCSERGGRLFATDDRYCIDNGAMIAYTGLLAFAHGYSTPLEESTFTQRFRTDEVHAIWREKQESGDLSALPE, encoded by the exons atgaagaagaaaatgataGCTATTGGTTTCGAAGGATCAGCCAACAAAATCGGTATCGGTGTTGTAACATTAGACGGCACCATTTTATCGAACCCACGTCACACCTACATTACTCCACCCGGCCAAGGTTTCCTTCCACGTGAAACTGCTCAACACCATCTCCAACATGTGCTCCCATTGGTTAAATCGGCTTTAAAAACAGCTGAGATTACCCCCGATGAAATCGACTGTATTTGTTACACTAAGGGTCCGGGTATGGGTGCACCGTTACAAGTGTCCGCAATTGTCATTCGGGTTCTTTCACTGCTATGGAAGAAGCCCATTGTTGCGGTTAATCACTGTGTTGCGCATATTGAGATGGGAAGGATTGTTACTGGGGCCGATGATCCTGTTGTGTTGTATGTTAGCGGTGGGAATACTCAGGTTATTGCGTATAGTGAAGGACGATATAGAATCTTCGGAGAGACTATTGATATTGCTGTTGGGAATTGCTTGGATCGGTTTGCTCGTGTTTTAACCCTTTCGAACGATCCAAGTCCTGGATATAACATCGAGCAG CTAGCAAAGAAAGGTGAAAAATTTATCGATCTTCCATACGTGGTCAAAGGGATGGATGTTTCATTTAGTGGAATATTGAGCTACATCGAAGCTACTGCCGAGGAGAAGCTAAAAAATAACGAATGCACCCCTGCGGATTTATGCTACTCCCTTCAG GAAACTCTATTTGCAATGCTTGTGGAGATTACGGAACGAGCAATGGCTCATTGTGACTCGAAAGATGTTCTTATTGTTGGTGGTGTGGGTTGCAATGAGCGGTTACAAGAGATGATGCGAATAATGTGTTCCGAACGAGGTGGGAGATTGTTTGCAACTGATGACAGGTACTGCATCGACAATGGAGCGATGATAGCATATACAGGTCTCCTTGCCTTTGCTCATGGGTACTCAACACCACTCGAGGAATCAACATTCACCCAACGGTTTCGTACTGATGAGGTGCACGCAATCTGGAGAGAGAAACAAGAGTCGGGTGACTTGAGTGCTCTTCCGGAATGA